One genomic segment of Clostridia bacterium includes these proteins:
- the vsr gene encoding DNA mismatch endonuclease Vsr, which translates to MSDTFDHDTRSWIMAQVKSRDTSPEMRVRRALHRAGYRYRLHRADLPGKPDIVLPRYEMAIFVNGCFWHVHGCKRTRIPATNQSYWTRKLTRNKERDQAEWSELEKMGWRVRVVWECQADADIARLLNELALLGAHGGAPRGA; encoded by the coding sequence ATGAGCGACACATTTGATCACGATACCAGGAGCTGGATCATGGCGCAGGTGAAGTCGCGCGACACGTCGCCTGAGATGCGTGTAAGGCGTGCGCTTCACAGGGCGGGGTACAGGTATCGGCTTCATCGCGCTGACCTGCCAGGTAAACCCGACATTGTGCTGCCCAGGTATGAAATGGCCATATTCGTGAACGGCTGCTTCTGGCATGTTCATGGCTGTAAGCGCACTCGCATTCCTGCGACGAATCAGAGCTACTGGACGCGCAAGCTGACGCGGAACAAGGAACGGGATCAGGCAGAATGGAGTGAGTTGGAGAAGATGGGATGGAGAGTCAGGGTGGTGTGGGAGTGCCAGGCAGATGCTGACATCGCCCGACTGCTCAACGAGTTGGCATTGCTTGGGGCCCACGGCGGCGCTCCCAGAGGCGCGTGA